TCGATAACTGTATTTTTAAGAACGAATAAAGTGACGATGGCAACAAAAACAGCAATAACAATGACCAAGCTCCCCACCCGCCAAATAAATCCTAGCATCTCTTGTTTGATACTGGTAGCATCTTGACGCACGACCAACCAATACTTTTGTTGTTCCCGAATACGCACAATTCTGGCAGTTTCGTAGCGTCTACTTTGAGCGATTTTTTGTTTGACGCTTCCTGTGGTTTGATACTGCTGGTAAGATAGTTGGGGGAGTTCGCCAAAACTTCCTACTTGTCTACCATTGAGGTTGTAAATTGCCGCGCCGACAATTGTTGAATCACTAGAATTCCTAGGTTGCAACAATTCTAAAAATTGTTGTGCCGATAAATTAGCATGGGTGCAGGCGATCGCTTCTATGCGAGTTTCTGCCAATTGCTGCAAGTGGCGCAGCAACTCTTGCTGCCGCCTGTAATGGGAAGGAAGCAAAATAGCTGCTTCGATAATAACAATACCGATACATATCCAAATAACGATACGTCGAGATAGACGTGCCGATAGAAAGGTGAACCAATTCTTATTTTGCAAACGTTTCATAAAAAACCAATCAGTGATTTATTTGCTATTGTCAATCGTAGTGCGAAAATCGATCTAATTCGGTCCGGAAAATAAGAAAATTCTTAATAAATCGTAAGAAAAGTCTTGCCTATCCAGTTTTCATATATACATCTATTGTAGAACCGCTCCCTTTTTCAATCCCCCCAGAGGGGTATTTGGTTCAAATTGTCAGAATTGAGAATGTTTCGTGTTGTGTGCCGTATCTTCCTTGTGTCTAGATGTTCGGCTTTTTTTCGCGAAAACATAGAGAGTCGATTGCAGATACAACTACAATTGGCTAAGATGATAGGGATTAACAACTAGCTCGCAAGACCCAATTGAAGCATATTCCTTCAAATATGGAATAGTTGAAGGTTTACGACCTGCCCTGATGGATAATCGTACAAGTTGGAAAAAATGGTTTTCTATACCTTTCAGTATAGCACATCTAGGAATTTCAACCTGGATCCTCTCAAACTGTAGCTGGATGCGATCGAACTTACCAAAATAGGCTCTGTAAATGGCTTGCAAACAATGTAATCCTGTCCGAACGAGATGTTTTTTTTATTCAATCGCAAATAATGAGCGATCGCAGTTCGCCATATGCTTGTATGAGTTATAAAATAAAGGGCAACCAAGTAAAAGCCATATCTCCTATATAGCAAATGATGGTACATTTCTCTCTAGAACTATCCGCCAGCTCAACTTCTCAGAAAGCTTGAGCACAGTTGCTCGATTGCTCCAAGGATATAGATATATAAAAGCATCCTTTAGCATTGAAAACCTGGAAAATTGCCTATAGAAATCAATATTATGGCTTTCATGAAAACCATTTTTGTCATGTTCGTGTTTATTTTAATTCCCTTATTGGTTTGGATTTGGATATGCCGGCGCGTCTGGCTATCAGCAAAGCAAACGTTATGCTTTTCCAAACAGTCTCCTGTTTACTGCACGGAACCACCCGGAAATTTATCTCCAGCTGCTGTAGCTTATCTTCATAGAAATACGGATTTGCAGACTTTATTTTTTATTGGATTTCTCAGTACAGCTATTAAAGGTGGTTTTCAAATCGAAAAATACGAATACAAGAATTTATTTTTTAAATCGCAAGGATTTATCTTGCACAAGCGAACTCCCAAAGCAATTTTGTCCTCAGAAGAAGAAAAAATTTTAGGAGTTTTAAAAATTGGTCCGAAATCCAAGCAGCTATCCCATTATTATTGGAACCATTTTTGTAATGCCAAAGATGCTTTCAAAGAAGACATACAAAGAACTTTAAGAGACTCAATTTTTCCAAAATACAAACAATCTGAGAACATGATTTGGTCTGCTATTTTTCTAGCGGTCTTTATGGGATGGGTGGCGGCAAACGTTTGGCTACCTGCGATTGTTGCCAGTCTAATGGTAATTATGGCTGTTATTCCAGTTGTTCGTAGTTTGAGAGCACCCACAGCAGAAGGTCGAGAACTTCTCAACCGAGTTGCTGGTTTTCAAAAGTACTTGCTGCAAGAAATAGATCGAGCGAAAAACGGACAACTCTCGCCAAATTTTTTAGAATCCTACCTTCCCTATGCTTTTGCTGTTAACATTACTACCAATAAAAAGTTAAAAGAAATCGTCAAAAAACTGCCAGCCAATAGAAAAACAGCAAGCGAAAATTTTTATTTACAAACTTGGTGTATCAAGTGCTCAAATCAGAGAATTAAGTTTTCCGAATTACCTGATTTTATAGATAATTTATTTGGAGAATTGGAGGCAGCATGTTCGCCAAAAAAAGGTGCCCCTACTCATCCCAAGGTAGCTACAGTTATTGGTGGCGATGGTGGCGGTGGTGGCGGTGGCGATGGTGGTCGCGATCGCATTTAAACCATGCCTTGTTCGTATTTCGTCTATTATATTTGATGTGTTCTATGGAATCTTATGTCTGCTCGATCTCTTGCTAATCTCCTTATTTTTTCCGTTCTATTTCTATTTGTATTCGCCTCTTGCATGCAAAGTTACAGTAGAGGTGGTAGTTTTCTTTGGATGGACTTTTCTGGCAGAAGTGGCTACGGTGGATTTCGCGGTGGTGGGTCTGGTTTTGGCAAATAAATCCACGTCTCGCCATGAAAACAAAAATTATGAAACCTCTCAAGCAACAAGACCGATTGCTAGTAACGACAGCTGGATCTTTGGGAACGGCTTTAGCAACGGAATTTCTCCTAGCAAGATTGAGTAGCTACCTGCTAGGCAGCGAAGCTTTGGCTTACGGCATGGTTGTAACTGGTTTTTTGGCTGCGATGGCTGTGGGTAACTACAGCTATCCTTTTCTCAAACCGGCTACCTGGCAAAGGCAACTGCAATATTTTCTGGGAATGACCTATGGGTTGGCTTTGCTGGCTGGTCTGTTGCCGTTGGCTTTGTTTGCTTTGTTTGCTATTGATTTTGGGTTTTGGTGGGGATTGTGCTTGGCTACCCTGGTTTTGGGGGCAATTGTAGGTGGGGAACTGGCGTGGTTGTCTGATTTGGGAATTTTCCAACGCCTGCATGAATATCGCACCAGCAAAATTTTTACCCTTTCCTATTTGGTGGCGTTGCTAGCTGCGTTGGCAATTCCGGTTTTGTTGCTACCGTGGTTGGATATTTTTCCCACTGCGGCTTTGATTGGCATATTGGCGGCTGGTGTGGCGGTTTTTGTGGCTCGTTCCTTTTTTTACCAGTGGCGTTGGCAGTTGGGTGGGGGATTGCTGGGGATTTTCCTGTATGCTGTGGCATTGGGAACTTTGCCTTTTAGCGATCGCATAAGCAAAAATCCTTACAATATGCCGGTAGTGCGCAAAATTGCCGCCAATTCCTACGATATCGCCTTAACCCGCGAACGGGATGACTTGCGATTGTATATCGATGGCGATTTGCAGTTTTCCACCTCCGACGCTTATCGCTACTACGAATCCCTCATCCATCCAGCCGCCATTGCTGCCAAATCTCCCCAGCGAGTTTTGTTGCTGGGAAGGGGAACTGGCATGGCACTATCAGAAATTTTGAAGTGGGAATCGGTAGAGCAGGTTATCTTGATGGTTCGCGATTCGGCGATGGTTGAGGTAGCCACAAACTATGCTCCCCTACGGCAAACCCATCATTCCGTTTTGAACGACCCACGGGTGGAAATTCGCTACGGCGAAACCAACGTTGATACAATAAATGCTCTTTCACCGCCAGCATCTACATTCGATCTCGTTATTGCCAATCTTCCCGAACCCGACAGCCAAAGCAATAGCGAAGTCTATACCCGAGAATTTTACCAGGCAGTGCGCGATCGCTTATCGCCAACCGGCGTTTTTGCTACCCAAGCTACCAATCCGTTTTTCACGCCAAAGGTATTTTCCTGCATTGCCAAAACTCTAGAAGCGACTGGATTTGTTACTTATCCCTACACAGCCAGTGTTCCCAGTTTGGGAATTTGGGGATTTGTGGTGGCAACGCCACAGCCATTTGATTTTTCCCAAATCAATGCAGAGGCTTTTCCGGTCAAAACTCAGTTTCTCACCCCGAGTTTGCTTCCTAGTTTGTTTCAACTCCCTGCTGATTTGGCGTTGCAGGAGGTTAGCATCAATACCCACGATAATTCGGTGATTACCAATTATTATAGCGATCGCCGCTGGCAACCTCGCCGGCGTTTCTAACAGCGATCGCAACGACTCGTCAAAATTGGATTTTTGAGGTATAATAACATAGGGCGAGGAGACTCGCTGTAAAGAAGGGGGAGTTGAATGAGACACTCCAACCCAAACATCTAACCTGCCCGCAAATATTTCTACTATTTTTGCCCTGCCTAGGTGTTTGAGCGAAGGAACCTCGAATAGAACCTTCCCCTCCGCTAGGGGGTTTGAAAAATTTCCCTTTTTGATTTTGAAAAAAGAAATGAAGGAAAATTGGCTTCCTAGCTAAGCCAGACTTGTTATTCTTTTAAGATACCAATATCATCTCATTTTGTCAAATTTTTTTCTGTTCCCGTCCGGGAAGGATTAAGGAAAAGGAAGTAGCGCGTCGAGAACCTTCTCTCCAGCCAGAACCAGATTCTTCTGGTAGGGATCTGCTTGTACGGAAAATAGCGATCGCCGCTGGCAACCTCGCCGGCGTTTCTAACAGCGATCGCAACGACTCGTCAAAATTGGATTTTTGAGGTATAATATACATAGAGCGAGGAGACTCGCTGTAAAAAAGGGGGAGTTGAATGGGACACTCCAACCCAAACATCTAACCTGCCCGCAAATATTTCTACTATTTTTGCCCTGCCTAGATGTTTGAGCGAAACGTCCGCAAAAACTGCTGTTTCCCCGAACGGGCAGGAAGGAAAAAATTTTCCTTTGCACCAGGAACTTATAAAAAATTCTATATAATTAGTGTACCACCAATCGGGAATTTTGTCAATCTAAAGCCCAAGGGGAGTTGACAGCGATCGCGATCGGAGAAACAATCAACAGAGGATCCACCACTAGCATTAGTAAAAACCTTATGGCTCCTCTCGTTGCCAACTACTATTTAACCTACAGATGCAACGCCCGCTGTCATTTTTGCAATATCTGGCAACAACCGGCACCTCCCGAAGCCGATTTGGCAACCATTCGGGATAATTTGCGAGATTTGCGGCGTTTGGGAGTAAAATATGTAGATTTTACCGGGGGAGAACCCCTGTTGCGGCGGGATGTAGCCGATATTTATGCCCAAGCCAAACAACTGGGTTTTGCCACCAGCTTGACCACCAATACCATGCTCTATCCCCAAAAAGCACGAGAAATGCAAGGTTTGGTGGATTTTCTCAATTTTTCCCTCGATGGTGCCGATGCCACCACCCACAACCAATCACGGGGAGTGCCGCTATTCAATAAAGTGATTGAATCGGTAAAAATTGCCCGAGATTTGGGGGAATATCCCGTTCTCAACCATACGGTAACCGCACAAAACTACCAAAATTTGGCAGATGTGGCGACTTTGGCACGGGAGTTGGGGGTGCGGGTTTGGCTCAATCCCGCGTTTACTGCCCACGAATCCTACGATGCTAGCAAAAATCCCACTGGCGATATTGTAGATGCGATCGCGAACATTGCCCGCAAGTTTCCCAATGTCGGCTACAACCGTGCGGCGTTGGCGTTTATTCAAGCTGGTGGCAACGATACCGAAAATCCCCGCTGCAAAGCCATCGATGCCGCGATCGCGATTTCCCCAGATAACCAACTGCTGCTACCTTGTTACCATTTTGCCCAAGATTCCCTGCCCATCGAAGGCAATCTTTACGATTTGTATCGGCAATCGGCAACTGTGGAAAAACACCGCCAGCTTCAAGGAAAATTACCAGTTTGCGAAGGATGCACCATTTGGTGTTCTCTGGTTCCTAGCTTTTTCAAAGGGTTCGATAAATATTGGTTTTTAAATGCCAGCAGCTATATTCGCGAGTTTTTGGCTCGAAAAATAACTAGCTAAGTATTTTCATCCCCCATTCCGCAGATTTTGCCTTTGAAATCCCACAATGGGGCAAGTGATACCAAATTCGATATGAAAAATTGCAATTCTTTGTAGGGGCAATCCCCCTGTGGTTGCCCCCTTTGTAGGGGCAATCCCCCTGTGGTTGCCCCCAATTCACGTGGCGACACTTTCGCGGTTTATCTATGTCGGATGCCGTATGAAATTTTTTGGCGACTGGGGATTGATTTTGGGAGAATTTTGACCTATAATCTAAATAATAGGAATAGTGGCTTTGTTTTGAAAATCGCATCTATTCCCATTATTTAAAAGTGTCTACTAACAAAATACCATATTTGGGGAGATTGTGGAAAAAAATTTCACTTTTTTCTTTCGTTTCCCAAAGACCAATTAATTACTTGCCCCATGTCGGGGAAAAACCAAATTTTACCTAGAAGTAGCAGGAGAAAACTACAAGGAATTCGGGTCTTCGCAGCGCGGATGAACCGGAAAAATCAATATCCAGAGTCAATCCAGACTGTGTTTGCCTCTCTATATTTTAGTACAGTGTTCGTATGTTGTCAGCGATCGCGTTATTCCCAAAAAGGGCAAGCACGGGGGATTGCCCTACCGGTCGAATTGCGTTTGCCATTGGAAAATTTCCACCCATTCTGATTCTGATAAAGGTTGCGTCACCAATTCTATACCAAAAGAACGGGCAGCGGCTGATGTTAGTGCGTCGATAACGATCGCGATCGCATTCTCAAAACTTTTCGATTTCAGAGATTCGGCATGAGAAACGATAAATTTCCAATCAGGAAGCGAAGCAATAGCATCTTGTCCAAAAACTTCTGCAAATAACTCTTTATCGGGATTTAACAGCATGGAACCGTGCTGCAAAACCGATGTTTCCTTGCGCACCTGGGCACTGCCAATAAATTTAGCGCCGTTTTCCAATACCAAATCGGCACCCGTACTGGTGGCAAAACAGTTATCGTTGCGAATGTAATTGCGCCCTGCTTGTCCGTATTCTAAAGATACACCAAGCGATCGCCAACCAGCTATCAAAAACTCACAAAGATGCTGGTAAATTTCCATAGTTTTGCCTTCCATACTGGGAACAGCAACAGCATAGGTTAAATCACCCTGATGCAAAACAGCACGACCGCCGGTGGGTCGCCGCACGCTATCCAAAGGAATCCCTTCATAAAGAATATCGTTCCACGCTCGATCCCAATACCGTTGGTGGTATCCCAAAGAAATCGTCGGTGGATACCAGGTATAAAACCGCAGCGTCGGCATGCTACTACCCTGAATTTGCTGCTGCAAAAGCCACCGGTCAATTGCCATTTGCACCTGACCGGAGGCTTTCAACCAAGGAATCAAACGCCAAACAGAGGGTTTTTGCGCCATGAAACAGATTTACGCTTTGCCAAATTCTTCTTGCAGTGGTTCGTCCATGTCGTCGGCAATGGTGGCTACAATGGTAATTGCCCGAGAAATTTCTCCCGGATTCAAATCGGCAACTGTGCGAGACGACAAGACAACAATTTGATTGTCAAACAGAGCGTAACAAGCTTCTAAAGTACTCGACCAGTTTAGCTCCAACAAGCGACGAAACAGTTCGGCTTCTTTGTTGGCAGGCAACGTCAAAACCGGAGACCAAACGCTGAGAACATCTTCTTCCGTTTCGCCGGTCAGTCGCACGTATACTTCTACAGTACCGTATTTAAATTTCCAGGCATGGTCGCCGCTTTCGCTTTGACCTGTCATGTATTTTTGGTCGGCTGCCATGCTGGCAATGACGGTTTCGATTTCGTCTACGTAGTTGACGACTTCCAATTCTTCGTTCAAATTTTCGTCGTCATACATGTTGGTGGAAGTTTCCTGCGCGCTTGCCATAAATCTCCCCTCTTTTATAGAGTTTTCGTACCTATAGTTTATCTGGTCTCAGATGGTTAACGAGCAACGGTGTGCCAACAGCCAGCTTGTGAGCAATTTCTAGACTGTAACCGGCTGGGTGCCTATTTTACCCAGATTGTAGCAATCTTCTCCTGGATTTTTCGGTCAATCTTCAAATTTTCCTTAGATATTGCCTATTGATGGAAACTGTGGGGATTTCGGATGGAAAAATATCTTTATGTTTATAGATGCTCCCAAAAAACAAGGGAAGGAAACTGCTGCTTCCTTCCCTGTCTTTCCTTTGCGGATTGTGCGATTTTAGCTTTTGCGCCAGCATTTTATATTTTTTCTTGAGTTGCTTGGCTCTGGCGGTGCCTTTGCGACCTTTGTGGTTCCTACCTTGCCGGCGAGGAGATTCCCAGCTTTTAAGCCTCATTTGATGTTTTTCTCCTTTACAGAGAAATTTTTGGTTTTTAGATTGGGTAGACTGATGGGCGAAGAGAGATTCGAACTCTCACGGCCGTAAGGCCACTACATTTTGAGTGTAGCGCGTCTACCAGTTTCGCCATTCGCCCATTTATCCTTCTGGATTTCCTATTCTAGAGGATGGAGCTGCTAAATCGCAACCCCCTGTGCCAATTTTTTTTCGATTCAACGATAAGATTTGAGCAGGGAAAGATAGGTAGGACTTTCCGACCAGCGTTGAATTTCCCGGGCGCGCAAAACGGGCACTGGGTGGGTAAGCTGGGAAGCGTGCATTTCCTTGAGCATGGCACCCAGTTCGCTGCGGTCGATGTCGTCGTAAGCTCTTGCTTGGGCAATGAAGGCATCCAAATTCAGCTGCTGCGATAAGCTGGGAGAACCACCGGCGAGTTTCATTAACACCGACATGACGGTGCGCGGGTTTTGGGTAGCTAGCAACGCCGAGCGATCGCAGGTAAATTCAGCACAGCGCAACCACGCTAAAATTTGTTCTTGCATTCCTTCTGCCAGCAAAGCGCCCCAATTGGGCAGTTGATTGGCTGCCAATACCAGCAAATTGGCGAGGGTTAAAAATACCCCATGTTCGCATTTTAAATGACCCAGCTCGTGGGCAATGACAGCTTGGATTTCTGCTGGGGTGAGCATTTCCATGAGGGAGGTGTGCAACACCACAAATGGCTTTTTCCCGCGCATGGCAAAGGTATAGGCGTTGGGAGCGGGGTGTTGCTTGACGTATAAGTTGGGGGGTTCTAAATCCAAGCAAGCACAAGCATCCAACAGTAAATTGTGCAGGTGGGGCAGTTGTTGCTCGCCGACCAAGATGCTAGAAGCAATATTATCTAAATAGAAATATTCTTCTCCCACCGAGCCCAGCAAACTACGCACTAGCCAATCGATGCCGGGAATTTGGCTCATGGCTTGGGTAGCTTCCAAATCCAAGGGGTGGCGAAATCGATGGGCTTTTAACCCCACCAGCTGAATTT
Above is a window of Geitlerinema sp. PCC 9228 DNA encoding:
- a CDS encoding DUF2207 domain-containing protein — protein: MAFMKTIFVMFVFILIPLLVWIWICRRVWLSAKQTLCFSKQSPVYCTEPPGNLSPAAVAYLHRNTDLQTLFFIGFLSTAIKGGFQIEKYEYKNLFFKSQGFILHKRTPKAILSSEEEKILGVLKIGPKSKQLSHYYWNHFCNAKDAFKEDIQRTLRDSIFPKYKQSENMIWSAIFLAVFMGWVAANVWLPAIVASLMVIMAVIPVVRSLRAPTAEGRELLNRVAGFQKYLLQEIDRAKNGQLSPNFLESYLPYAFAVNITTNKKLKEIVKKLPANRKTASENFYLQTWCIKCSNQRIKFSELPDFIDNLFGELEAACSPKKGAPTHPKVATVIGGDGGGGGGGDGGRDRI
- a CDS encoding radical SAM protein; translation: MAPLVANYYLTYRCNARCHFCNIWQQPAPPEADLATIRDNLRDLRRLGVKYVDFTGGEPLLRRDVADIYAQAKQLGFATSLTTNTMLYPQKAREMQGLVDFLNFSLDGADATTHNQSRGVPLFNKVIESVKIARDLGEYPVLNHTVTAQNYQNLADVATLARELGVRVWLNPAFTAHESYDASKNPTGDIVDAIANIARKFPNVGYNRAALAFIQAGGNDTENPRCKAIDAAIAISPDNQLLLPCYHFAQDSLPIEGNLYDLYRQSATVEKHRQLQGKLPVCEGCTIWCSLVPSFFKGFDKYWFLNASSYIREFLARKITS
- a CDS encoding biotin/lipoate A/B protein ligase family protein gives rise to the protein MAQKPSVWRLIPWLKASGQVQMAIDRWLLQQQIQGSSMPTLRFYTWYPPTISLGYHQRYWDRAWNDILYEGIPLDSVRRPTGGRAVLHQGDLTYAVAVPSMEGKTMEIYQHLCEFLIAGWRSLGVSLEYGQAGRNYIRNDNCFATSTGADLVLENGAKFIGSAQVRKETSVLQHGSMLLNPDKELFAEVFGQDAIASLPDWKFIVSHAESLKSKSFENAIAIVIDALTSAAARSFGIELVTQPLSESEWVEIFQWQTQFDR
- a CDS encoding YbjN domain-containing protein — protein: MYDDENLNEELEVVNYVDEIETVIASMAADQKYMTGQSESGDHAWKFKYGTVEVYVRLTGETEEDVLSVWSPVLTLPANKEAELFRRLLELNWSSTLEACYALFDNQIVVLSSRTVADLNPGEISRAITIVATIADDMDEPLQEEFGKA
- a CDS encoding M48 family metallopeptidase, which encodes MPTEKIQLVGLKAHRFRHPLDLEATQAMSQIPGIDWLVRSLLGSVGEEYFYLDNIASSILVGEQQLPHLHNLLLDACACLDLEPPNLYVKQHPAPNAYTFAMRGKKPFVVLHTSLMEMLTPAEIQAVIAHELGHLKCEHGVFLTLANLLVLAANQLPNWGALLAEGMQEQILAWLRCAEFTCDRSALLATQNPRTVMSVLMKLAGGSPSLSQQLNLDAFIAQARAYDDIDRSELGAMLKEMHASQLTHPVPVLRAREIQRWSESPTYLSLLKSYR